In one window of Polaromonas naphthalenivorans CJ2 DNA:
- a CDS encoding phospholipase D family protein encodes MQTPAALRPCPVPTAPAPRLHRARQWLCLVFLSFWVTGCASLPSTVDRPVSTALANPMETRLGRLVQARADKAGTHNDSGFALVGNAELAFTSRMTLIKAAQKTLDIQYYAIFADDTTERMFDALRDAAGRGVRIRILLDDFNTSGKNAQVLKLAFEKNFELRLFNPLPGGRGSMMLRILSNLKDVARMQRRMHNKIFVADNAVAITGGRNLGETYFGQSEGTNFVDIDVLAAGRIARDLSRSFDQYWNNPLAYPVQSLMTAKEIELLKPKLAAASPEAPSGTPQPMAVAASPTLAKTLTAAPNEATALPDSTDLSLLTWTWAPSVLLVDQPSKIAADADDVAEAQETAVDGLLQLMSQAKTDLLIVSPYFVPGELMMGQFAELRRRGVRVRLLTNSLASNDAPAAHVGYARYREALLAMGIELYEMRAEQEGTVRSFRWGAGSTGGSTSGSRASLHAKVVVMDSRLLVVGSMNLDLRSKLQNSEVAIIIRNRTLSQEATRMIEPALTSGAYRVERVNGQLVWRAPQGSGLKDSTSEPDASLTLRLLLKLIGPFAPDEML; translated from the coding sequence ATGCAAACCCCTGCCGCGCTGCGCCCCTGCCCTGTCCCGACCGCACCAGCACCTCGTCTTCACCGTGCCCGGCAGTGGCTGTGCCTGGTTTTTTTGAGCTTCTGGGTGACCGGATGCGCCTCCTTGCCAAGCACCGTGGATCGCCCGGTTTCAACGGCGCTGGCCAACCCGATGGAAACCCGCCTGGGCCGGCTGGTGCAGGCCCGTGCGGACAAGGCCGGCACCCATAACGACTCCGGCTTTGCACTGGTGGGCAATGCCGAGCTGGCTTTTACCAGCCGCATGACGCTGATCAAGGCCGCGCAGAAAACGCTGGACATCCAGTATTACGCGATTTTTGCCGACGATACCACCGAACGCATGTTTGACGCGCTGCGTGACGCGGCCGGGCGCGGCGTGCGCATCCGCATCCTGCTGGACGACTTCAACACCTCGGGCAAAAACGCGCAGGTCTTGAAGCTGGCCTTTGAAAAGAATTTTGAACTGCGCCTGTTCAACCCGCTGCCGGGCGGGCGCGGCTCCATGATGCTGCGAATCCTGAGCAACCTCAAGGACGTGGCGCGCATGCAGCGGCGCATGCACAACAAGATTTTCGTCGCTGACAACGCGGTCGCCATCACCGGCGGGCGCAACCTGGGCGAAACCTATTTTGGCCAGAGCGAAGGCACCAACTTCGTGGACATCGACGTGCTGGCAGCCGGCCGCATCGCGCGCGATTTGTCGCGCAGCTTTGACCAGTACTGGAACAACCCGCTGGCCTATCCGGTGCAGTCGCTGATGACAGCCAAGGAAATTGAGTTGCTCAAGCCAAAACTGGCAGCCGCCAGTCCCGAAGCGCCGTCAGGCACCCCGCAACCCATGGCAGTAGCAGCCAGCCCAACGCTGGCAAAAACCCTCACGGCGGCGCCCAATGAGGCAACGGCCCTGCCCGACTCAACCGACCTCAGCCTGTTGACCTGGACCTGGGCACCGTCTGTGTTGCTGGTGGACCAGCCTTCCAAGATTGCCGCTGACGCCGACGACGTGGCCGAAGCGCAGGAAACGGCCGTCGATGGCCTGCTGCAACTCATGTCGCAGGCGAAAACCGATCTGCTGATCGTCTCGCCCTATTTTGTTCCGGGCGAACTCATGATGGGCCAGTTTGCCGAGTTGCGGCGGCGCGGCGTGCGGGTGCGGCTGCTGACCAATTCGCTGGCGTCCAACGATGCGCCCGCCGCGCACGTCGGCTACGCCCGCTACCGTGAAGCGCTGCTGGCGATGGGGATTGAGCTTTATGAAATGCGCGCCGAGCAGGAAGGCACCGTCAGGAGCTTCCGGTGGGGCGCGGGTTCAACCGGCGGTTCCACCAGCGGCTCACGCGCCAGCCTGCACGCCAAGGTGGTGGTGATGGACAGTCGCCTGCTGGTGGTGGGTTCGATGAACCTGGACCTGCGCTCGAAACTGCAAAACAGCGAGGTCGCGATCATCATCCGCAACCGCACGCTATCTCAGGAGGCCACGCGCATGATCGAACCGGCGCTGACGAGCGGGGCCTACCGGGTGGAACGGGTCAACGGGCAACTGGTCTGGCGCGCGCCGCAAGGCTCGGGACTCAAGGATTCGACAAGCGAGCCCGATGCCAGCCTGACCTTGAGGCTGTTGCTCAAGCTGATCGGGCCTTTCGCGCCTGACGAGATGCTTTGA
- a CDS encoding ATP-binding cassette domain-containing protein has translation MALITLLDAQLAFGHVALLDHADFSLETNQRIGLIGRNGTGKSSLLKILAGLEKPDDGTLQLQQNLRIAYVPQEPSLDPHATVFIAASAGLARTKHVVELYLAADEHTDLDALQSEIEALDGWTWEQRVEETLHRLHLDKDAIVGSLSGGTKKRVALAQALVAKPDVLLLDEPTNHLDLDSIAWLEELLVNFNGSIITITHDRSFLDQVANVIVELDRGKLRSYPGNFAQYLIQKEDQMAQEAVIFAKADKLLAQEEVWIRKGVEARRTRSTARIGRLEALRENRSARRDAVGRVNLDVSSGDKSGKIVAELTDVSKSFGHPGAEKTIVSHFSATLLRGDKVGLLGPNGAGKSTLLKLILGELQPDATTPPGKIRQGANLQVAYFDQMRDALDLDATLEDFISPGSEWVEINGQKKHVKSYLTDFLFSPSRANSPVRTLSGGERNRLLLARLFARPANVLVLDEPTNDLDIDTLELLEDLLQNYEGTVFLVSHDRRFLDNVVTSTIAYEGTPDNPGFWREYEGGVTDWLTQSKRAAQITGSNKAPAASSTKNTGKNAVEPNKDIREQLSKKKLSYKEQRELDGLPALIQQLESQQKAIGQELYDGTLYASNAKRAAELTARNAKLEEELMEALQRWETLSA, from the coding sequence ATGGCACTCATTACCCTTCTGGACGCTCAACTCGCTTTTGGGCACGTCGCTCTGCTGGACCATGCAGATTTTTCCCTTGAAACCAACCAGCGTATCGGCCTGATTGGCCGCAACGGCACGGGCAAATCGTCCTTGCTCAAGATCCTCGCCGGACTGGAAAAACCCGACGATGGCACCCTGCAACTGCAGCAAAACCTGCGCATCGCCTACGTGCCGCAAGAACCCAGCCTAGACCCGCACGCTACGGTTTTCATAGCTGCGAGCGCAGGACTCGCGCGCACAAAGCATGTAGTTGAGCTTTACCTTGCGGCCGACGAGCATACCGACCTGGATGCGCTGCAATCTGAAATCGAAGCGCTGGACGGCTGGACCTGGGAGCAGCGCGTTGAAGAAACCCTGCACCGCTTGCACCTCGATAAAGACGCCATCGTCGGCTCGCTCTCGGGCGGCACCAAGAAGCGCGTGGCACTGGCCCAGGCGCTGGTCGCCAAGCCCGACGTGCTGCTGCTCGACGAGCCGACCAACCACCTGGACCTGGATTCGATTGCATGGCTGGAAGAGTTACTGGTCAATTTCAACGGCAGCATCATCACCATTACCCATGACCGGTCCTTTCTGGACCAGGTGGCGAATGTCATCGTCGAACTGGATCGCGGCAAGCTGCGCAGCTACCCCGGCAATTTTGCCCAGTACCTGATCCAGAAGGAAGACCAGATGGCGCAGGAAGCCGTCATCTTCGCCAAGGCCGACAAGCTGCTGGCACAGGAAGAAGTGTGGATTCGCAAGGGCGTGGAGGCGCGCCGCACGCGCAGCACCGCACGCATCGGCCGGCTCGAAGCATTGCGTGAAAACCGCTCGGCCCGGCGCGATGCCGTCGGCCGCGTCAACCTGGACGTGTCCAGCGGCGACAAGAGCGGCAAGATAGTTGCCGAACTCACCGACGTGTCGAAAAGCTTTGGCCATCCGGGCGCCGAAAAGACCATCGTCAGCCATTTCAGCGCCACCTTGCTGCGCGGCGACAAGGTCGGCCTGCTCGGCCCCAACGGCGCAGGCAAAAGCACGCTGCTCAAGCTCATTTTGGGTGAACTGCAGCCCGACGCGACCACGCCGCCGGGCAAGATCCGCCAGGGCGCGAACCTGCAGGTGGCCTACTTCGACCAGATGCGCGACGCGCTGGACCTGGACGCGACGCTGGAAGACTTCATCAGCCCCGGCAGCGAATGGGTCGAGATCAACGGCCAGAAAAAGCACGTCAAGAGCTACCTGACCGACTTTTTGTTCTCGCCCTCACGCGCCAACTCGCCAGTGCGCACGCTGTCGGGCGGCGAGCGCAACCGTCTACTGCTGGCGCGCCTGTTTGCGCGGCCCGCCAATGTGCTGGTGCTCGACGAGCCGACCAACGACCTGGACATCGACACGCTGGAACTGCTCGAAGACCTGCTGCAAAACTACGAAGGCACGGTGTTCCTGGTCAGCCATGACCGGCGCTTCCTGGACAACGTGGTGACCAGCACCATCGCCTACGAAGGCACGCCGGACAACCCCGGCTTCTGGCGCGAATACGAAGGCGGCGTGACGGACTGGCTCACGCAGTCGAAACGCGCTGCGCAAATTACCGGCAGCAACAAAGCTCCGGCAGCCTCCAGCACAAAAAATACAGGCAAAAATGCTGTCGAGCCCAATAAGGATATACGCGAGCAGCTATCAAAAAAGAAGCTAAGTTACAAAGAGCAGCGTGAACTCGATGGCTTGCCGGCGCTGATTCAGCAGCTCGAATCGCAGCAAAAGGCGATTGGGCAGGAACTCTACGACGGCACGCTCTACGCCAGCAATGCCAAACGGGCGGCAGAACTGACTGCGCGCAACGCCAAGCTGGAGGAAGAACTCATGGAAGCCCTGCAGCGCTGGGAAACGCTCTCCGCCTGA